From Lolium perenne isolate Kyuss_39 chromosome 5, Kyuss_2.0, whole genome shotgun sequence, a single genomic window includes:
- the LOC127326315 gene encoding disease resistance protein Pikm1-TS-like: MHIPRWIREHFSSLNSLDIRICKLREEDIALLGEMPNLRILTLRFEVVPKEPVAISSGGFPKLDWLNVDSRVPRVAFQQGAMPGLTTLKFFFQFYSGPPYTEPLGIKHLSNLYYISFQYNPDWYRADSPCIRATIDAVRKEAQEHPGKISFYVTGRKTEIFPEFKIEQLPEEIHGTSSSGMPECLSRLSTEPKRGIFLENNGARVSEEINEASTSETGEIEEDSATAQISQVNNEASTSGTCEIEGDSKA; this comes from the exons ATGCACATTCCGCGGTGGATTAGAGAACACTTCAGCAGCCTTAACAGCTTAGATATCAGGATCTGCAAACTAAGGGAGGAGGATATCGCTCTTCTAGGTGAGATGCCCAACCTCCGGATTCTCACCTTAAGGTTCGAGGTCGTCCCGAAGGAGCCGGTAGCTATCAGCAGTGGAGGGTTCCCAAAGCTGGATTGGCTCAACGTTGACAGCCGCGTGCCACGGGTTGCGTTCCAGCAAGGAGCGATGCCGGGGCTGACTACACTCAAGTTCTTCTTCCAGTTCTACAGCGGCCCACCGTATACAGAGCCTCTCGGCATTAAGCACCTCAGTAACCTCTATTACATCTCCTTCCAATACAACCCGGACTGGTATCGAGCGGACAGCCCGTGCATCAGGGCGACGATTGATGCTGTGAGGAAAGAAGCCCAGGAGCATCCCGGAAAGATCAGCTTTTACGTCACTGGCCGCAAGACTGAGATTTTTCCAGAATTCAAAATTGAACAGCTTCCTGAAGAGATCCATGGCACTTCCAGCAGCGGGATGCCGGAGTGTCTTAGCCG GTTATCCACTGAACCCAAGAGGGGCATTTTTTTAGAGAACAATGGCGCACGGGTTTCTGAAGAGATCAATGAAGCTTCCACCAGTGAGACGGGTGAGATTGAGGAGGACAGCGCGACCGCGCAGATTTCCCAAGTGAACAATGAAGCATCCACCAGTGGGACGTGCGAGATTGAGGGGGACAGCAAAGCTTAA